The sequence CGCCCGTGCACCTTCAGCTCCTGCGCCGACTTGAAGCCcttcccgcagtcggggcaggcGAAGGGCCGCTcgctgctgtgcacccgccggtgcctCCACAACCCCGACAACTGGGCGAAGCCCTTCCCGCACGCGGGGCAGCCGAACGGCCTCTCGCCCGTGTGAACCCGCCGGTGGATCTTCAGGTCCTGCGCTCTCCGGAATCCcttcccgcagtcggggcagccGAAGGGCCTGGGGTAGGGGCGCGCCCCGGCGTGCACCTGCTGGTGGTCCAGCAGGtaggtggagcgggtgaagcccttgccgcactgggcgcaggtgtaagggagctcgccggtgtgggtgtgccAGTGCTCCAGCAGCCTGGCGGAGCGGATGAAGCTCTTCCCGCACTGCCCGCAGGCGTAGGGGCGTTCCCCCGTGTGCAGCCGCCGGTGCATCTTCAGCTCCGGCGACgacttgaagctcttgccgcagtcggGGCAGGCGAAGGGCCGCTCGCCGCTGTGGACCCGCCGGTGCCGGCGCAGCCCCGACAGCCccgtgaagctcttgccgcaggcgGGGCAGCtgtagggcttctcgcccgtgtggaCCCGCCAGTGGGTCTTCAGGTGGTTCGGCGTCTTGAAGGTCTTGCCGCACTCGGTGCAGGCGTAGGGTCTCTCGCCGGTGTGTACCCGCCGGTGGATCTTCAGGTCGTTGGCCGACTTGAAGGCCTTGCCGCAGTCGGGGCAGGGCAGCGGCTCCTTCTCGGCGCAGGCGAGGGGGGGCCCCTCGCCCGAGTGCGCGCGGTTGTGCCGCAGTAGGTTGTCGTAGCgggtaaagctcttgccgcactccgtGCAGTCGAAGGGGCTtcctcccgtgtgcacccgccggtgggtctccagctggctcgggtaccgccaggccttgccacacacgtcgcactcataacgcttctccttgtcgTGCCCTGGCATgcggtcctccatcgaagctcagcccggctcaccctggccgccctcaatgcCCCGCTCACGTCCCCCgcctctccgtccacagcaacggctcctaaaccctgcaggaggggaacacagagggtcaacaagccgGCAAACAGGACATTGCTAACgtacggttacacaaaaaaaagctggagaaactcagcgggtgcagcagcatctatggagcgaaggaaataggcgacgtttcgggccgaaacccttcttcatagaaacatagaaacatagaaattaggtgcaggagtaggccattcggcccttcgagcctgcaccattcgccattcaatatgatcacggctgatcatccaactcagtatcctgtacctgccttctctccataccccctgatccctttagccacaagggtcacatctaactccctcttaaatatagccaatgaactgtggcctcaactaccttctgtggcagagagttccagagattcaccactctctgtgtgaaaaaagttcttctcatctcggttttaaaggatttccccccttatccttagctgtgaccccttgtcctggacttccccaacatcggaaacaatcttcctgcatctagcctgtccaaccccttaagaattttgtaagtttctataagatcccctctcaatctcctaaactctagatcgggggtggggacaagaaagggaagaggaggaggagcccgaaggctgggggatgggaggagacagcaggggggctgaggaaggggaggagacagcaaggactaacaaaattgggagaattcgatgttcatgcccgcaggatgcagactccccaaacggaatatgaggtgctgttcctccaatttccggtgctgctcgctgtggccatggaggagacccaggacagagaggtcggagacggagtgggagggggagttgaagtgctgagccaccgggaggtcagcttggttattgcggactgtgagcggaggtgttcggcgaaacgatcgcccaacctccgcttagtctcaccgatatagatctgctgacatctagagcagcggacgcaatagatgaggttggaagagatgcaggtaaacctctgtcgcacctggaacgactgcttgggtccttgaacggagtcgaggggggaggtaaagggacaagtgttgcatctcttgcggttgcaagggaaagtgcccggggagggggtggtacgagagggaagggaagaattgacaaggagttatggagggagcggtctttgcggaaggcagatatggggggagatgggaagatgtggcgagtggtggggtcacgttggaggtggcgaaactgacggaggattactttttgtatgtgacattACTAACGTACTCCTGCATTGCTAAATTATAGTCTTTACGTATTgtacacggccattgtagagtctgccCTCGCCTTCTCCATCACGGTTTGTGTGCCCGCTGGTGCACCCGCAGTGTTTCAcgctggtccctttagccacaagggtcaggagtgcaggagtagaggccattcggcccttcgagcctgcaccattcgccattcaatatgatcacggctgatcatccaactcagtatcccatccctgccttctctccataccccctgatcctgaaggacattattgccatagagggagtgcagagacggttcaccagactgattcctgggatgtcaggaccgtcttatgaagaaagactggatagacttggtttatactctctagaatttaggagattgagaggggatcttatagaaacttacaaaattcttaaggggttggacaggctagatgcaggaagattgttcccgatgttagggaagtccaggacaaggggtcacagcttaaggataaggggggaaatcctttaaaaccgagatgagaataacttttttcacacagagagtggtgaatctctggaactctctgccgcagagggtagttgaggccagttcattggctatatttaagagggagttagatgtggcccttgtggctaaaggggatcagggggtatggagagaaggcaggtacgggatactgagttggatgatcagccgtgatcatattgaatggcggtgcaggctcgaagggccgaatggcctactcctgcacctaatttctatgtttctatccctttagccacaagggccacatctaactccctcttaaatgtagccaatgaactgtgtggcctcaactaccttctgtggcagaaattcaggtgcaggagtagaggccatttggcccttcgagcctgcaccattcgccattcaatatgatcacggctgatcatccaactcagtatcccgtccctgccttctctccataccccctgatccctttagccacaagggccacatctaactccctcttaaatatagccaatgaactgtgtggcctcaactaccttctgtggcagaaattaggtgcaggagtagaggccattcggcccttcgagtctgcaccatttgccattcaatatgatcacggctgatcatccaactcagtatcccgtacctgccttctctccataccccctgatccctttagccacaagggccacatctaactccctcttaaatatagccaatgaactgtgtggcctcaactaccttctgtggcagaaattaggtgcaggagtagaggccattcggcccttcgagcccgcaccattcgccattcaatatgatcacggctgatcatccaactcagtatcccgtacctgccttctctccataccccctgatccctttagccacaagggccacatctaactccctcttaaatatagccaatgaactgtgtggcctcaactaccctctgcggcagagagttccacagattcaccactctctgtgtgggaaaaagttcttctcatctcggttttaaaggatttcccccttatccttaagctgtgaccccttgtcctggactttcccaacatcgggaacaatcttcctgcatctagcctgtccaaccccttaagaattttataagtttctataagatccccccctcaatctcctaaattctagagagtatcaaccaagtctatccagtctttcttcacaagacagtcctgacatcccaggagtctggtgaaccgtctctgcactccctctatggcaataatgtccttcctcagatttgtgtgtattgtgtgtgttgtgtgtattgtgtgtattgtgtgtgtgtgtgtgtgttgtgtgtattgtgtatattgtgtgtatattgtgtgtgttgtgtgtgtgtgtgtgtgtattgtgtgtgtgtgtgtgttgtgtgtgtattgtgtgtgtattgtgtgtgttgtgtgtattgtgtgtgtattgtgtgtatattgtgtgtgtgtatattgtgtatattgtgtgtatattgtgtatattgtgtgttgtgtatattgtgtgtattgtgtgtggtgtgtgtgtgtgtgtgtggtgtgtgtgtgtgtgtttattgtgtatttgtgtgtggtgtgtgtgtgtgtgtgtgtgtggtgcagccATACAGTACAcacaaattgtgtgtgtgtgtgtgtgtgtgtttgggggtgtgtgtgtgtgtgtgtgtgtgtgtgtgtgtgtgtgtgtgtgtgtgtgtgtgtgtgtgtgtgtgtgtgtgtgtgtgtgtgtgtgtgtgtgtgcgtgtgtgtgtgtgtgtgtgtgtgtgtgtgtgtatttttgtgtgtttatgtgtgtttgtgtgtgtgtgtgtgtgtgtgtgtgtgtgtgtgtgtgtgtgtgtgtgtgtgtgtgtgtgtgtatttatgtgtgtgtgtgtgtgtgtgtatgtatgtgtgtgtgtgtgtgtgtgtgtgtgtatgtgtgtgtgtgtgtatgtgtgtgtgtatgtgtgtgtgtgtgtgtgtgtgtgtgtgtgtgtgtgtgtgtgtgtgtgtgtgtgtgtgtgtgtgtgtgtgtgtgtgtgtgtgtgtgtgtgtgtgtgtgtgtgtgtgtgtgtgtgtgtgtgtgtgtgtgtgtgtgtgtgtgtgtgtgtgtgtgtgtgtgtgtgtgtgtgtgtgtgtgtgtgtaggtgtgtgtgtgtgtgtgtaggtgtgtgtgtgtgtgtgtgtgtgtgtgtgtgtgtatggtgtgtgtgtgtgtgtgtgtgtgtgtgtgtgtgtgtgtgtgttgttttgttggtgggtttgtgtgtgtgtttgtgtgtgtgtgtttgtgtttgtgtgtgtgtgtgtgtgtgtgtgtgtgtgtgtgtgtgtgtgtgtgtgtgtgtgtgtgtgtgtgtatgtgtgtgtgtgtgtgtatatgtgtgtgtgtgtgtgtgtgtgtgtgtgtgtgtgtgtgtgtgtgtgtgtgtgtgtgtgtgtgtgttgtgtgtgtgtgtgtgtgtgtgtgtgtgtgtgtgtgtgtgtgtgtgtgtgtgtgtgtgtgtgtgtgtgtgtgtgtgtgtgtgtgtgttatgtgtgtgtgtgtgtgtgtgtgtgtgtgtgtgtgtgtgtgtgtgtgtgtgtgtgtgtgtgtgtgtgtgtgtgtgtgtgtgtgtgtgtgtgtgtgtgtgtgtgtgtgtgtgtgtgtgtgtgtgtgtgtgtgtgtgtgtgtgtgtgtgtggtgtggtgtgtgtgtgtgtgtatgtgtgtgtgtgtgtgtgtgtgtgtgtgtgttgtgtgtgtgtgtgtgtgttgtgtgtgtgtgtgtgtgtgtgtatgtgtgtgtgtgtgtgtgtgtgtgtgtgtgtgtgtgtgtgtgtgtgtggtgtgtgtgtgtgtgtgtgtgtgtgtgtgtgtgtgtgtgtgtgtgtgtgtgttgtgtgtgtgtgtgtgtatgtgtgtgtgtgtgtgtggtgtgtgtgtgtggtgtgtgtgtgtggtgtgtgtgtgtgatggtgtatgtgtgtgtgtgtgtgtggtgtgtgtgtgtgtgtgtgtgtggtgtgtgtgtgtgtgtgtgtgtgtgtgtgtgtgtgtgtgtgtgtgaaggtggGGTGTGAGTGTGGATGattgggtgtgtgtatgtgtgtgtgtgtgctggaatatgtgtccatgtgtgtgttacgtgtgtgtgttatttgtgtgtatgtgtgtgtgtgtatgtgtgtgtgtgtgtgtgtgtgcatgtgtgtgtgtgtgtgtgtgtgtgtgtgtgtgtgtgtgtgtgtgtgtgtgtgtgtgtgtgtgtgtggtggtgtgtgtgtgtgtgtgtgtgtgtgtgtgtatgtgtgtgtgtgtgtgtgtgtgtgtgtgtgtgtgtgtgtgtgtgtgtgtggtgtgtgtgtgtgtgtgtgtgtgtgtgtgtgtgtgtgtgtgtgtgtgtgtgtgtgtgtgtgtgtatgttgtgtgtgtgtgtgtgtgtgtgtgtggtgtatgtgtgtgtgtgtgtgtgtgtgtgtgtgtgtgtgtgtgtgtgtgtatgtgtggtgtgtgtgtgtatgtgtttgtgtgtgtgtgtgcgtgtgtctgtgtgtgcgtgtgtgtatgtgtgtgtgtgcatatgtgtgtgtgtgtgtgtgtgtgtgtgtgtgtgtgtatatgtgtgtgtgtgtgtgtgtgtgtgtgtgtgtgtgtatgtgtatgtatatatgtgtgtgtgtgtgtgtgtgtgtgtgtgtgtgtgtgtgtgtgttgtgtgtgtgtgtgtgtgtgtgtgtgtgtgtgtgtatgtgtgtgtgtgtatgtatatgtgtgtgtgtgtgtgtgtgtgtgtgtgtgtgtgtgtgtgtgtgtgcgtgtgtgtgtgtgtgtgtacatatgtgtgtgtgtgtgtgtgtatgtgtgtgtgtgtatgtgtgtgtatatatatgtgtgtgtgtatgtgtgtatgtgtgtgtgtgtatgtgtgtgtgtgtgtgtgtgtgtgtgtgtgtgtgtgtgtgtgtgtgtgtgtatgtgtgtgtgtgtgtatgtggtgtgtgtgtgtgtgtgtgtgtgtgtgtgtgtggtgtgtgtgtgtgtgtgtgtgtgtgtgtgtgttgtgtgtgtgtgtgtgtgtgtgtgtgtgtgtgtgtgtgtgtgtgtgtgtgtgtgtgtgtgtgtgtgtgtgtgtgtgtgtgtgtgtgtgtgtgtgtgtgtgtgtgtgtgtgtgtgtgtgtgtgtgtgtgtgtgtgtgtgtgtgtgtgtgtgtgtgtgtgtgtgtgtgtgtgtgtgtgtgtgtgtgtgtgtgtgtgtgtgtgtgtgtgtgtgtgtgtgtgtgtgtgtgtgtgtgtgtgtgtgtgtgtgtgtgtgtgtgtgtgtgtgtgtgtgtatgtgtgtgtgtgtgtgtgtgtatgtgtgtgtgtgtgtgtgtgtgtgtgtgtgtgtgtgtgtgtgtgtgtgtgtgtgtgtgtgtgtgtgtgtgtgtgtgttgtgtgtgtgtgtgtgtgtgtgtgtgtgttgtgtgtttgtgtgtatatacgtgtgtgtgtttagatgtgtatgtgtgtgtgtgtgttgtgtacgtgtgtttgtgtatgtttagatgtctatgtgtgtgtgcacgtgtgtatgtgtgtgtgtatatgtgtgtatgtgtgtgtgtgtgtgttgtgtgtttgtgtgtattgtgtgtgttttgtttacaACCTtgttgtgtgtctgtgtctgtgtgtggtgtgcgtatgtgtgtgtggtgtaccatgagtgcatccttaccaactgtggtGCACAGTGtggtacgtgtgtatgtgtgctctgtgtgtgtgtgtgtgtgtgaggcattgtgagggtggtggtgtgtgtgtgtgtgtgtgcatgtgtgtatatgtgtgtgtgagtgtgtatatgtgtgtctgtgtgtgtgtgtgtgtgtgtgtggagggcgtCAGTgccaaggtgtgtgtgtgttgtgtgtgtgtgtgtgttgtggtcctgtgtgtgggtgtgtgttgtgtgtgtgttgtgttgtgacgGTGTGAGGACCAGCAggtcgtgtgtgtgggtgttgtgtatgtgtgtgttgtgtgtcactgtgtgtgtgtatgtacctgtgtgtgactgccaatcacccccccccccccccccccccccccccggtggtgtgtgtgtgtatgtgtttttatGTGTGTCGTGTGCTATGTGTGCTCTTTCggtggagatgtgtgtgtgtttgtgtgtctctgTACTGTGTGTGACAATGACAATGTGTGTTGATGTCTGAATCtgattgtgtgtgttgtgtgtgttgtgtgtatattgtgtgtatgtgtgtgtgtgttgtgtgtgtgtgtgtgtatgtgtgtgtattgtgtgtatgtgtgtgtgtgtgtgtgtgggttgtgtgtgtgttgtgtgtatgtgtgtgtgtgtgtgtgtgtgttgtgtgtgttgtgtgtgtgtgtgtgtgttgtgtgtgtgtgtgtgtgtgtgtgtgtgtgtgtgtatgtgtgtgtgtgtgtgtatgtgtgtattgtgtgtattgtgtgtattgtgtgtgtgtgtgtgtattgtgtatgtgtgtgtgtattgtgtgtattgtgtgtgtagtgtgtattgtgtgtattgtgtgtattgtgttgtgtgttgtgtgtattgtgtgtgttgtgtgtattgtgtgtattgtgtattgtgtgtattgtgtattgggtattgtgtatattgtgtgtattgacaggcaactgctctgtccccgaccggaaggcattgcagagggtggtgaaaattgcccaacgcatcaccggttcctcgatcGCTCCCCTCCATCGAGTCTGTCCACAAAGCAAGGAGGgcgctctactcaacaacgtacctcggtgactgccaatcaccccccctggacacttattattatttattcaaatcatattctatgtcgctcttccagggagatgctaaatgcatttcgttgtctctgtactgtacactgacaatgacaattaaaattgaatctgaattgaatgtgtgtattgtgtgtattgtgtatattgtgtattgtgtgtgttgtgtgtattgtgtgtgttgtgtgtattgtgtgtattgtgtgtgatgtcaggactttcatatgaagaaagactggatagacttggtttatactctctagaatttagaagattgaggggggatcttatagaaacttacaaaattcttaaggggttggacaggctagatgcaggaagattgttcccgatgttggggaagtccaggacaaggggccacacacacacacagcttaaggataagggggaaatcctttaaaaccgagatgagaagaacttttttcacacagagagtggtgaatctctggaactctctgccacagagggtagttgaggccacagttcattggctatatttaagagggggttagatgtggctaaagggatcagggggtatggagagaaggcaggtacgggatactgagttggatgatcagccgtgatcatattgaatggcgaatggtgcaggctcgaaggggccgaatggcctctactcctgcacc comes from Leucoraja erinacea ecotype New England unplaced genomic scaffold, Leri_hhj_1 Leri_1450S, whole genome shotgun sequence and encodes:
- the LOC129715853 gene encoding zinc finger protein 501-like: MEDRMPGHDKEKRYECDVCGKAWRYPSQLETHRRVHTGGSPFDCTECGKSFTRYDNLLRHNRAHSGEGPPLACAEKEPLPCPDCGKAFKSANDLKIHRRVHTGERPYACTECGKTFKTPNHLKTHWRVHTGEKPYSCPACGKSFTGLSGLRRHRRVHSGERPFACPDCGKSFKSSPELKMHRRLHTGERPYACGQCGKSFIRSARLLEHWHTHTGELPYTCAQCGKGFTRSTYLLDHQQVHAGARPYPRPFGCPDCGKGFRRAQDLKIHRRVHTGERPFGCPACGKGFAQLSGLWRHRRVHSSERPFACPDCGKGFKSAQELKVHGRRMHAGGPPGACRDCGGNNGERRVFAGAQRGGKRNDGFARSSGLLPPHLRAHATTGGPPAPGPACGER